The following coding sequences lie in one uncultured Mailhella sp. genomic window:
- a CDS encoding MucR family transcriptional regulator, with protein sequence MDDYLKQAIELVKAQSSVRVMQEEEMVTMIRTLAASLKNLENNQLPENDEEELSLPAPSKSIREKSITCLECGKSFKLITRKHLARHGLDADSYRRKWGIKSDTPLVCKSIQRVRRKKMKDMRLWEKRHPAAEA encoded by the coding sequence ATGGATGATTATCTCAAACAGGCCATAGAACTCGTCAAGGCGCAGTCTTCCGTCCGCGTCATGCAGGAAGAAGAAATGGTGACCATGATCCGCACCCTGGCCGCCAGCCTCAAAAACCTCGAAAACAACCAGCTCCCCGAAAACGATGAAGAGGAACTCTCCCTCCCCGCTCCCTCCAAATCCATCCGGGAAAAAAGCATCACCTGCCTCGAATGCGGCAAATCCTTCAAACTCATTACCAGAAAACACCTCGCCAGACACGGCCTCGACGCCGATTCCTACCGCAGAAAATGGGGCATCAAAAGCGATACCCCTCTTGTCTGTAAATCCATCCAGCGCGTCCGCCGTAAAAAAATGAAAGACATGCGCCTCTGGGAAAAAAGACACCCCGCTGCCGAAGCGTAA